In Phocoena sinus isolate mPhoSin1 chromosome X, mPhoSin1.pri, whole genome shotgun sequence, a genomic segment contains:
- the LOC116747069 gene encoding CXXC-type zinc finger protein 1-like yields MKREEARSVQRSFKKQIGETCQHFSSLQPWMNDTEDFPFLDSALQKQAMDTKKRKNLKKKVEWKKEKQQKLMEKSEDPEQSDAEHPSSLRQCLGPGCVHPTRPGSKYCSDECGMKLAADRIYAILPKRIHREQQDTHTRLKDIECHFHELEAIIQRGKQQPVCKDEESDKRGRNSVNLQIFCVSCGQPIKMQVALRHMEHCFAKYERKSPFTSMYPTRIEGATRLFCDVYDPWSKSYCKRLQVLCPEHSKDPKVPDEEVCGCPLVKNVFEPTDNFCCLPKRLCSHHYCWEKLRRAEVDLERVRMLLKLEELVEQEHKVRTAMKNRAGLLALMLHQTIQHDPLTTDLRSRVDAQLRSSGSAHFKPIGLPEEDWDLCHICLCQPQPGLLCQ; encoded by the exons ATGAAGAGAGAGGAGGCACGGAGTGTCCAGCGATCATTTAAGAAACAAATTGGGGAGACCTGTCAGCACTTTTCTAGCCTACAGCCCTGGATGAATGACACTGAGGACTTCCCATTCCTAGATTCTGCACTGCAGAAGCAGGCAATGGATacgaagaaaaggaagaatttgaagaaaaaagtgGAGTGGAAG AAGGAGAAGCAGCAGAAGCTCATGGAAAAGTCAGAAGACCCAGAGCAGTCAGATGCCGAGCACCCATCCTCACTGCGGCAGTGCCTGGGACCTGGCTGTGTGCACCCCACCCGGCCAGGCTCCAAGTACTGCTCAGACGAGTGTGGCATGAAGCTGGCAGCTGA CCGCATCTATGCGATCCTGCCCAAGCGCATCCACCGTGAACAGCAGGACACCCACACCCGCCTGAAGGACATAGAGTGCCATTTCCATGAACTTGAGGCCATCATTCAGCGTGGCAAGCAGCAGCCTGTGTGCAAAGATGAAGAG AGTGACAAACGTGGCAGGAACAGCGTCAACCTGCAGATCTTCTGTGTCTCCTGCGGGCAACCTATCAAAATGCAGGTTGCCCTGCGCCACATGGAGCACTGCTTCGCCAAG TATGAGCGCAAATCGCCCTTCACGTCCATGTACCCCACTCGCATTGAGGG AGCCACAAGGCTCTTCTGTGATGTTTACGACCCATGGAGTAAGAGCTACTGTAAGCGACTCCAGGTGCTATGCCCTGAGCACTCGAAGGACCCCAAG GTACCGGATGAAGAAGTGTGCGGTTGCCCACTAGTGAAAAACGTCTTTGAGCCCACCGATAATTTCTGTTGCCTCCCCAAACGCTTGTGCAGTCACCACTACTGCTGGGAGAAGCTGAGACGTGCCGAGGTGGACCTAGAGCGCGTGCGCATG TTGCTCAAGCTGGAAGAGCTGGTTGAGCAGGAGCACAAGGTGCGCACAGCCATGAAGAATCGGGCAGGGCTGCTGGCCCTGATGCTTCATCAGACAATCCAGCATGACCCGCTCACCACTGACCTACGCTCCAGAGTAGACGCTCAGCTGAGGTCCT CTGGCTCTGCCCATTTCAAGCCTATAGGGTTGCCGGAAGAGGACTGGGACCTCTGCCACATCTGCCTTTGCCAGCCCCAGCCAGGCCTCCTGTGCCAGTAG